The Alteromonas macleodii ATCC 27126 genome segment CCCATTGTATAATTAACAGATAAACCATAGTGCTCAAAGAAGCGCACAATAAGCTTTCGGTTGAAGCTCAACGCACATTTTACGCTGTCTAACCAAGTACTTCCCTTCTCATAGGCGGCAATCAACGCAACTTTTCCTAAATTACTTGCGTTCAGGTGCCTGCTATTAATAGCTTGGGAAAACGTCTCTCTGATCGTTTTATCCTTAATGACCGCATACGATGCACCTGGAATACTCGCTAGGTTAAACGCCTTGGATACGCTATTGATGTGGATAATGCGTGGCAGTTGATGAGTATGGATGTTACCACCGTTTTGACTTTCTTTGCGCCTCTCGCTCTTATTGCTTACCTCTGCACCAAACATGGGGATTAGCGTTGGTTCATTTGACGAGTTAAATGCAAACTCGCTGTGCACCTCATCAGTGATCATTAAAATATCGTTCTTGGCGCAGAAGCTCATAATAACACGCTGCTCTTCTGCACTTAATACTGTACCTGTAGGGTTATTAGGATGGCAAATCACGAATGCAGCCGCAGCACTATCGAAGGCTGAAGTATCTATAGTTGCGTTAGAACCTTCGACGTCTTCCTGACGACTCTTGTCGCTATCCTTTGTCGCGGTAACTTCAGAAAGCTTAGTCTGAATTTGACGCGTGTTTTGAATGACTGGAATAGATACTGGCGTTAAGCCGTTATTATGAATGGTCTCTGTTAAAGGGGAATAGGTTGGTGTTAAAACCATGACTTTTTGACCAGGTTGGCAAAAAGTGTGAAGCGCAACGTCTATTGCTCCTATTACGCTCGCAACATCCACAACATCGCCACTTTCTACTTTAAAGCGACTACTTTTTTGCGTGGTACGCTCAAAACGTTTTGCTACCGCGTCACCGATATCAAGGGACTGATATCCATAAGTAGAGCGAAGGTTTTGTGTAATCGCGCTGAGAATTTCATCACAAGGCGGGATGTCCATATCCGCTATCCACATTGGAATAGGGTCTTGCTGAGACGCGACAACGTTCGCTTGAGATGAAGACGCGCCCTGAAAGCGGCGAAATATCGCTGAATATTTAAGACGGGTTTGATCGAGTTTCAGGTGAGAAGGTGCCTGCCATACATCCTTGTAAGGCATAAACTCGCTTTGCATAGCGTTGAACACGGGGAGATGGCTTAGCGCGTTGCTCACCTTCACATTATCCTATCTATATAGCCTTACGCATTTACTATTGGCTAAAGGCCTTCTGAATTCTATTATATTTATAAGCGCGAAACACGCGTACCGCGCTCACTTTATGCTACACACACACTTTAATAGACACCGTGTTATTCTATCTTTTCAAACACGTTAAATTCAGAAAGCGTATGTTGGTATTTCCGCTTTGTTTCTCGAATGACAAATGGAATGTCTTTAGGTTCAGCAATTCGTTTAAAGCTATGACCTAATGCATCTTCAAGCGCCTGAGTAGAGCTAAGCGTTTCACCATTTTCATCTTTATAGCCGCCCAACCATTCACTTCTTTCGGTATACTCTTCCAACCATGTAAAGGGGCTGGCGACAACGAGCAATCCACCTTTATTTAGCCGCGTGGCCATGTCCGTTAATACCTTTCTTGGACTATACACTCTATCAATAAGGTTGCCTAAGAAGATCAAGTCGTAGCCTGTGAATTGCGGCTTCAAATTACACGCATCACCTTGTGCGAACGCAACGTTGTCTACACTGTCATCTAAACCGAGCGCAGAGAGCTTGCGCGCCTTAAACGACGTAAGTTCACCTTCTTCTATAAGGTTATAGCGTATTTCACCACGCTCTTGCATCTCAAACGCTGTTTTTATAAAACGTGCAGAAAAATCGATGCCATCGACATGATCGAAGTATTTTGCAAGTTCAAAGGTAGACCGACCAACGGCACACCCCAAATCTAACGCTTTAGCGTGTTGACGCCCTTGCATAGCGTCAATACAAAACTGCGCACTGGCTTTAGCAAAATTAGGGACACCGTAGTACTCGTCGCCGTAATGGAATTCACTGTATTGCGAAACCTGTGTATCACTTTCATAATCAAAATCGTTCACTGCTATAACTCGCTTTCCTTGAACATACCGAAACCCCGCGTGCTGAAAGAAGTGGCGCCTAAAAGCGTAACGACTATCTTTCATTGCTTCGTTACCTGTAGATACCCAACTGCCGCCTTTAATGAGGTTATGCTTATTGTCGAATGTGGGTGTTGTAAAGTCGTCATATAAAGGATGAACGTTAAAGCCCTCAAATGGATAGATGGGTGTTTCTGTCCATTGCCATACGTTGCCAACAACATCATAAAATTCGCCGGACTTATTAACATTAACAGGTTCACTCGACGCATACTTTTGCAGCGCTATGTTGAACCCTTCGCTGTATACGGTTTGTGTTACACCAGCCTGCTGTCGTAACGCTTGCCATTCATTTTCAGTCGGCAGACGAATAAGATCACCCGTTTTTTCACTCAAGTAGTTACAAAACGCTTTCGCTTCATGATAATTCACATCCACAGGCCAATCTAAAGGTAGTGGATGCTCTTCAAGCATGCTGCGATATAAATAATCATCACCCTTTTTAATCCAAAATACAGGATACTGAGCTTTAGTGTATTCACGCCACTTATTGCCTTCAGCCTCCCAGTATTTTGCGTTGTTATAGCCGCCTTCTTGCACAAATGATAAAAACTCACCATTACTTACAAGAAATTTAGACGCACTAAACTCGCTAACGGATTCTTGCTGAGAACCATATTCATTGTCCCAGCCGTAATAAGCACTGTCCCACGCTTTGTCATTTATGACTTTCTGTGCCGGAACGGTCATTAAAACATTAGCCTCTAACGCTTCAGCATTAGTTTGCATAGTGCCACATGCAGGCCATACTGGGCTGGGGCGTACCGATGCAATGGGTAGCTGTCTGATTAGAACAGATGAGGTTTCTAAATGAATACGTTCATGCTCTATTCCCATTACAACGGGCCACATTGGGCTTTCCCAGTCAATAGGCATGCTAAAAGACATGGTATCTATTAAATCGCATACCAATGTGCGCACTTGATTACGATATTGACGCACCTCTTCCACCTTCGGCCAGTCGTAATTTTCATCGTTAAGATCATCCCAACTCATTTCATCAACACCAATGGCAAATAGCGATTCAAATTTTGGGTTAATGCGCTCGTTTATTGCCTTAGACAGTACTAATTTGTTGATAAAGAAAGTAGCAGTATGACCAAAATAGAAAATTAACGGATGGCGCAACTTTTCAGGTCGTTGATAAAATACGTCATCATTGGCAAGACAAGAGAAAAGCGATTCGTAGGTATCAAAGGAATCGAGGAAATAAGCCTTTATTTCCTGTCTTTTTTGCTCAACTGTTCCGTCCCGTAAATTAAGTGTGGGCATTGCCTGCATAATGTCCTCTCGATTTTTGTTATTACTACCAACTGCGTAGGACCAGCGCCGTAAAAATAAAAGAAGAGCGCTTTAAAATGCCGTAATGATTTCAGTTGATTGCTAACCCTTTATGTATACCAAGCTTTTATGAATAAAGCGCGACATAACTAGGTTTTTATGGAATGTCCTGTAATTACAAGATACAGACAGGATGAGATCAGAAAATATTTCATAACAAACTTATGCCTGCGATGATGCTGTGAAACACCGTTTAACTTAAAGCTCGTGATCATAAAAAGCATGGAGATACCGTTGGTTATCATGTTACGTTTACCTAGCTTACTAAATGCCCGATTCAACGTTGGCTAATTAAGCTGCGTCGGTAAACAGCATACTTATACGTTTATACCTTCACACCTTCAGAAACGAAAAAGGATTTTTCTTAACATGAAATCAGTAATTTACATAGCAGTAACGCTGCTCTCGTTGTACGGTTCACCCGCGACTGCAGCTGACAACTATACTAATGCGCTTCTCAATGAAGCCGTTCGCAAAGGCAATAAGAGTACCCCTTTAATTGTAAACCCAACACTCACTATGGAGCGCCTATCAACCAGTGACGGAGAGATCACTTATCACTATCGCTCTATGACGTTGACTCAAAACAAAGGCGTTAATCAATTTGTAGAGGAACAACAAAAGAAGCTCTATCCGTATGTGTGCACTTCACCCTCGCAAGAAATTTTTAGGCGACATGGAATTACAGTTAATTATTTGTACAACGATAAGAATAATGATTTTTATGCGGTGATAAGTATCGACACTACAACGTGTAACGAGGTTGGTTGAAGACGTTCTAGCAGCACGTTTTTATTTGACCCATAAAAAAACCCGCAACTAAGTGCGGGTTTTTCGTATTTGGCGGAGAGTGAGGGCATTAAACCGGGCTCTGCCAACTCTCCTGAAGTGCTGCGTATCTTAATGATTTACGTGGGACTGTAAAGTACTAATTTTAACATTTTTACTCAAACGACCAATTGATAATCAAAGTGTTCAAAATTTAATTGCTCTCGTTTAACGCAGGCGTTATTCAATCAGGTGTTGCACTGACGCGGCAATGTGAAGCACTGGTCAATCACACCACACAAACATGCTTGCAGGTTTGGTTAGAAGCGTTAAAGACATGGCTTTATCAGCTGCTCTATTATTAACACCATAACAAACATGGAGAGGGAGAAGGTGCTCTTCTCTAGGATGGGCGTATCGCGCATCCGGCGCGCTGTACCATTCAACAAGACGAGCTTTGCGTTCATTCTCGCTGTAGGCACTGGTCTGCATAGTTGTCTGAAGCCAGTTATTAAAGCGCGTTGCTTTTCGCAATGCCTCATCGGAGCTATCAAAAAAGCCCTGCATATTGTGAAAAGAAGACCCCGAGCCCAATACTAAAATATTCACTTCGTTCTTTGCTTCACTATTTACAGGCTCTACCCCGAGTTCAACAGCTTTCCTAATTGCTTCCCCCAATAGCACATGCTTTTTAGAATCCAAATCAGACGTAATGGATAGTTGAATACAGGGTACATCGGCACTGGGATACATAATACTTAGGGGAATGAACATTCCATGATCGAAACCACGTGCCCTATCCTCCCGTACAGCAATGCCTTGTTCTGCTAAACGCTTTGGTAATAAAGTTGCGAGTGCTACT includes the following:
- a CDS encoding aminotransferase class I/II-fold pyridoxal phosphate-dependent enzyme, producing the protein MSNALSHLPVFNAMQSEFMPYKDVWQAPSHLKLDQTRLKYSAIFRRFQGASSSQANVVASQQDPIPMWIADMDIPPCDEILSAITQNLRSTYGYQSLDIGDAVAKRFERTTQKSSRFKVESGDVVDVASVIGAIDVALHTFCQPGQKVMVLTPTYSPLTETIHNNGLTPVSIPVIQNTRQIQTKLSEVTATKDSDKSRQEDVEGSNATIDTSAFDSAAAAFVICHPNNPTGTVLSAEEQRVIMSFCAKNDILMITDEVHSEFAFNSSNEPTLIPMFGAEVSNKSERRKESQNGGNIHTHQLPRIIHINSVSKAFNLASIPGASYAVIKDKTIRETFSQAINSRHLNASNLGKVALIAAYEKGSTWLDSVKCALSFNRKLIVRFFEHYGLSVNYTMGSAGYFLWLDLSTFPSHLTQPNSIASVDGAPLGDASRQPLKYSPVTTVEGCIERGVIGNDGATFGSPHHIRLNLACHPAVVETALQRLCFIS
- a CDS encoding DODA-type extradiol aromatic ring-opening family dioxygenase — translated: MQQRTQTRPSVRINTAYISHGGGPLPLLEMQSVGEARTPAYHIEMIEALKALSTDLPKPDAVIVISAHWEDTEVCVTTHPEPSLIYDYYGFPKEAYSLEYPAKGEVALATLLPKRLAEQGIAVREDRARGFDHGMFIPLSIMYPSADVPCIQLSITSDLDSKKHVLLGEAIRKAVELGVEPVNSEAKNEVNILVLGSGSSFHNMQGFFDSSDEALRKATRFNNWLQTTMQTSAYSENERKARLVEWYSAPDARYAHPREEHLLPLHVCYGVNNRAADKAMSLTLLTKPASMFVWCD
- the ovoA gene encoding 5-histidylcysteine sulfoxide synthase — its product is MQAMPTLNLRDGTVEQKRQEIKAYFLDSFDTYESLFSCLANDDVFYQRPEKLRHPLIFYFGHTATFFINKLVLSKAINERINPKFESLFAIGVDEMSWDDLNDENYDWPKVEEVRQYRNQVRTLVCDLIDTMSFSMPIDWESPMWPVVMGIEHERIHLETSSVLIRQLPIASVRPSPVWPACGTMQTNAEALEANVLMTVPAQKVINDKAWDSAYYGWDNEYGSQQESVSEFSASKFLVSNGEFLSFVQEGGYNNAKYWEAEGNKWREYTKAQYPVFWIKKGDDYLYRSMLEEHPLPLDWPVDVNYHEAKAFCNYLSEKTGDLIRLPTENEWQALRQQAGVTQTVYSEGFNIALQKYASSEPVNVNKSGEFYDVVGNVWQWTETPIYPFEGFNVHPLYDDFTTPTFDNKHNLIKGGSWVSTGNEAMKDSRYAFRRHFFQHAGFRYVQGKRVIAVNDFDYESDTQVSQYSEFHYGDEYYGVPNFAKASAQFCIDAMQGRQHAKALDLGCAVGRSTFELAKYFDHVDGIDFSARFIKTAFEMQERGEIRYNLIEEGELTSFKARKLSALGLDDSVDNVAFAQGDACNLKPQFTGYDLIFLGNLIDRVYSPRKVLTDMATRLNKGGLLVVASPFTWLEEYTERSEWLGGYKDENGETLSSTQALEDALGHSFKRIAEPKDIPFVIRETKRKYQHTLSEFNVFEKIE